One genomic window of Polyangium spumosum includes the following:
- a CDS encoding right-handed parallel beta-helix repeat-containing protein — translation MRKSSFSTLGILFFLHACGGSGAGTSQGNTTTEGAGAGGGGAAGGGGAGGEAGSGGAGGGGPTSLACEPLPKPAGPTIEVDPSQAGELPGIVAGAASGTTIVLATGTYAIPTSLPFKTPDVTLRSATDKAEDVVIDGAYTVNETIVITASNVTIAHVTVTRAVDHPIHAYPPGAGVDVKGTFLYGLRLIDGGEQFVKVNPIGGQEGYVDEGRIECSSFELTDAGRPHVESCCGGCYTGGIDVHAGWKWTVRNNRFQGIYCESGLAEHAIHFWKGSRDTLVENNVIVDCARGIGFGLGNGGGQRNYPDDPHGDASLAHYDGIIRNNVVYGDIAGFDTGIEIAEAREPRVHHNTVIRGPGASGFFSGIDYRFPVTSVILRNNLTSRITQRDGASGQVDTNLEDVPLSFFVNPGGADFHLTPAATPAIDKGVPLDEAGLDIDAEPHTLGAGPDLGADESKP, via the coding sequence ATGCGGAAATCAAGCTTCTCGACCCTTGGAATTCTGTTCTTTCTTCATGCGTGCGGCGGCTCCGGGGCAGGGACGAGCCAAGGCAACACGACGACCGAAGGCGCGGGCGCGGGCGGCGGCGGCGCGGCCGGCGGAGGCGGGGCCGGCGGCGAGGCCGGCAGCGGGGGCGCGGGCGGCGGCGGGCCCACGTCCCTCGCGTGTGAACCACTCCCGAAGCCCGCCGGCCCCACGATCGAGGTGGACCCCTCGCAGGCCGGCGAGCTGCCCGGCATCGTCGCGGGCGCCGCGAGCGGCACGACGATCGTGCTCGCGACGGGCACGTATGCCATTCCCACGTCGCTCCCGTTCAAGACGCCCGACGTCACCCTGCGCTCGGCCACGGACAAGGCCGAAGACGTGGTGATCGACGGGGCGTACACGGTCAACGAGACGATCGTGATCACGGCGTCGAACGTCACGATCGCCCACGTGACCGTCACGCGCGCGGTCGATCACCCGATTCACGCCTATCCACCCGGGGCGGGCGTCGACGTGAAAGGGACCTTCCTGTACGGGCTGCGCCTCATCGACGGCGGCGAGCAATTCGTCAAGGTGAACCCCATCGGGGGACAGGAGGGGTATGTCGACGAGGGCCGGATCGAGTGCTCCTCGTTCGAGCTGACCGACGCAGGCCGCCCGCACGTCGAGTCCTGCTGCGGCGGCTGCTACACGGGCGGCATCGACGTCCACGCGGGGTGGAAATGGACGGTCCGGAACAACCGCTTTCAGGGGATCTACTGCGAGAGCGGGCTCGCCGAGCACGCGATCCATTTCTGGAAGGGGTCGCGCGATACGCTGGTCGAGAACAACGTGATCGTCGATTGCGCCCGCGGCATCGGCTTCGGCCTGGGGAACGGGGGAGGCCAGCGAAACTACCCGGACGACCCGCACGGAGACGCCTCGCTCGCCCATTACGACGGCATCATCCGCAACAACGTGGTCTACGGCGACATCGCCGGCTTCGACACGGGAATCGAGATCGCCGAGGCGCGCGAGCCCCGCGTCCACCACAACACGGTCATCCGCGGGCCGGGCGCTTCCGGCTTCTTCAGCGGGATCGATTATCGATTCCCCGTCACGTCGGTCATCCTCCGCAACAACCTGACGAGCCGGATCACGCAGCGAGACGGGGCGAGCGGGCAGGTCGACACGAACCTCGAGGACGTGCCCCTGTCGTTTTTCGTGAACCCCGGCGGCGCGGACTTCCACCTGACGCCCGCCGCGACGCCCGCCATCGACAAGGGGGTCCCGCTCGACGAGGCGGGCCTCGACATCGACGCCGAGCCACACACGCTGGGCGCTGGCCCGGATCTCGGCGCGGACGAGTCGAAGCCCTGA